Proteins encoded in a region of the Lycorma delicatula isolate Av1 chromosome 6, ASM4794821v1, whole genome shotgun sequence genome:
- the LOC142326058 gene encoding BOS complex subunit TMEM147 encodes MTLYHFGNCLALVYVPYYLTYKYSGLSEYGAFWKCVQAGGIYIFTQLCKMLVLATFFPASDSATHDSLDFVGELLKSTVDLADLAGLYLVLAGIPGKGHAKVLTAGVGWAGAELILSRCLLLWVGARGAEFDWKYIQKSLESNISLMQHITTVTLVWLWSRHDLNRSLQPVVVVMLLLCSYKPLFMDLLVQAVTAGPWISLIIRSIFTLCLGATTLQIYAGLAQTIGIY; translated from the exons ATGACTTTATATCATTTTGGTAATTGCCTAGCTCTAGTTTACGTACCTTATTATCTTACTTATAAATATTCGGgtct GTCAGAGTATGGTGCATTTTGGAAATGTGTCCAAGCAggtggaatatatatttttactcaaTTGTGCAAGATGCTTGTTCTGGCAACATTTTTTCCTGCTAGTGATTCAGCTACTCATGATAGTTTAGATTTTGTTGGG GAGCTGCTCAAGTCAACAGTTGATTTGGCAGATCTCGCTGGTCTTTATCTGGTACTAGCTGGTATTCCTGGTAAAGGACATGCCAAAGTTTTGACAGCAGGTGTTGGCTGGGCTGGAGCTGAGCTTATATTATCACGATGTCTTTTATTGTGGGTTGGTGCACGTGGTGCTGAATTCGATTGGAAATATATTCAGAAGAGCTTAGAATCAAACATTAGTTTG ATGCAACATATAACTACTGTAACATTAGTATGGTTATGGTCACGTCATGATTTAAATAGATCATTACAACCAGTCGTTGTCGTAATGTTATTACTTTGCTCATATAAACCCTTATTTATGGATCTACTTGTTCAGGCTGTTACTGCTGGTCCTTGGATATCACTTATTATTCGTTCTATATTTACACTGTGCCTTGGAGCTACAACATTACAGATATATGCAGGACTTGCTCAGACAATAGGaatttattga